The DNA window CTAAGGTAACAAATGAACAAAAATTTGTCTGCGATGTAGTTTGATGAATCTCAGGTTAAGTCTCCACAGGTGCAATAATGCTCATAAGCTACTGTCTCCAGATCATCAAACCCTTCTCTCCTTTTTGCTGAGAGGTATAGGACTCTAACAGGAGAAGATACTTCAGGTAAAATCTTACACAATTTGTATGCTAAAAGTGCTTGCATGGACGTTTCAAGGTTTAGATGAGTCGAGAGATACTCAACATCTTCTAGATACTTTTTAATTTCTGTTAAATTTTCAAGTAGATCCACTTTGTTAAGCCCTGGTATTGTTGTGGTGCCAAGTCGGAGATCTATCATCAAGGTGAAGAATTTAACAAAACAGTAGTCGTGAGGCTTCCGGAGTATTGTTGGGTCAAAAAGATAAATGACAAGTGGATAAGGCATGTTTTCCATTAACTTAACCCCAAATTCATGAAATAAGAATGTTTCCATCTGTCCAGGCGTGTCTATCAACACATAATCGTTTTCTTTCTCGAGCTCCAGTATTCTAGAGAGATAGTGACTTACATGGGCCATCAGCCTATCGTAGCTTTCTACTATAGCTCCATTGGGCCCATATCCTCCTTTCATAAGTTCTTCAACGGTAATATGCTCTCTGACATCAATATCTGCTTTGTATGGAATCTTCTTTACACCTGTGTCCAGATTAACATAGGCAACCCTATTCCCATTCTCCGCTAAGTATCTTCCAAATTCCGCAGTTAAAGTGGTTTTTCCACTTCCTGCTGTCCCTATAAAAGTTAGTATCACTTCCCCCACCGCTATAATTCCTCTTCTGTTTTTATGAGGTTCCTTGCAGTTTCAATTATTGCTCGGCTAGCCTTTGTATCTGGGTCATAAACTAGTACTGGCATTCCACTAAGAGTTGCCTCCCTGACTTTTGGGTCTTCGGGGATGATCCCTAGGAGGGGGAATTCCATTATTTCTTCAGCTATCTCGGGTGAGATTCCATTTTTATGAGGTTCATAACGATTAAAAATGAATCCTAGAACCTTTTTTCCGGCTTTTTTCAAAATTATTCCAACTTTCATAGTGTCGCTTATACTGGCTATCTCAGGATTTGTGATTAATAATACTTCCTCCCCACTTAACATTGCGCTCATAGCATCCATCTGTAATCCTGCG is part of the Thermococcus sp. MV5 genome and encodes:
- a CDS encoding ATP/GTP-binding protein, producing MILTFIGTAGSGKTTLTAEFGRYLAENGNRVAYVNLDTGVKKIPYKADIDVREHITVEELMKGGYGPNGAIVESYDRLMAHVSHYLSRILELEKENDYVLIDTPGQMETFLFHEFGVKLMENMPYPLVIYLFDPTILRKPHDYCFVKFFTLMIDLRLGTTTIPGLNKVDLLENLTEIKKYLEDVEYLSTHLNLETSMQALLAYKLCKILPEVSSPVRVLYLSAKRREGFDDLETVAYEHYCTCGDLT
- the minD gene encoding cell division ATPase MinD → MGRIIAVASGKGGTGKTTMIANLSMALGLLGKKVCAVDADLTMANLTLHFGLEDTTKTIHDVLMGEIDIKQAIHTTRYEFVYLIPGAFDWEHVAKADPRDLPEVIPQLKDEFDYVLLDCPAGLQMDAMSAMLSGEEVLLITNPEIASISDTMKVGIILKKAGKKVLGFIFNRYEPHKNGISPEIAEEIMEFPLLGIIPEDPKVREATLSGMPVLVYDPDTKASRAIIETARNLIKTEEEL